A genomic region of Arvicola amphibius chromosome 7, mArvAmp1.2, whole genome shotgun sequence contains the following coding sequences:
- the LOC119818818 gene encoding enhancer of rudimentary homolog: MSHTILLVQPTKRPEGRTYADYESVNECMEGVCKMYEEHLKRMNPNCPSITYDISQLFDFIDDLADLSCLVYRADTQTYQPYNKDWIKEKIYVFLRPQAQQAGK, encoded by the coding sequence ATGTCTCACACCATTTTGCTGGTACAGCCTAccaagaggccagaaggcagGACTTATGCAGACTATGAGTCTGTGAATGAGTGCATGGAAGGTGTTTGTAAGATGTACGAAGAACATCTGAAAAGAATGAATCCCAACTGCCCCTCCATCACATACGATATCAGTCAGTTGTTTGATTTTATTGATGATCTGGCAGATCTCAGCTGTCTTGTTTACCGAGCTGATACACAGACGTACCAGCCTTATAACAAAGACTGGATCAAAGAGAAGATCTACGTGTTCCTTCGTCCACAGGCCCAACAAGCTGGGAAGTAG